In the genome of Pieris rapae chromosome 6, ilPieRapa1.1, whole genome shotgun sequence, one region contains:
- the LOC110992396 gene encoding ubiquitin-conjugating enzyme E2-17 kDa, translating to MSTPARRRLMRDFKRLQEDPPTGVSGAPTDNNIMIWNAVIFGPHDTPFEDGTFKLTIEFTEEYPNKPPTVRFVSKMFHPNVYADGGICLDILQNRWSPTYDVSAILTSIQSLLSDPNPNSPANSMAAQLYKENRREYEKRVKACVEQSFID from the exons ATGTCAACTCCTGCCAGACGACGGCTAATGAGAGACTTTAAACg ccTTCAGGAGGATCCACCAACAGGAGTGTCAGGTGCACCCACcgacaataatataatgatctGGAATGCTGTGATCTTTGGGCCTCATGACACTCCATTTGAGGATGGAACATTTAAGCTTACTATAGAATTTACTGAGGAATACCCAAACAAGCCCCCAACAGTTCGATTTGTATCTAAGATGTTTCACCCAAATGTCTATGCAGATGGTGGAATATGTTTAGACATATTGCAGAACAGATGGAGTCCTACTTATGATGTATCTGCAATTTTAACTTCTATTCAG tCTTTACTAAGTGACCCAAACCCTAACTCTCCAGCAAATTCAATGGCTGCTCAGCTTTATAAAGAGAACCGTCGAGAGTATGAAAAGCGGGTGAAAGCATGTGTTGAACAGTCTTTTATTGATTAA
- the LOC110992395 gene encoding RNA exonuclease 1 homolog — MLPSTGYFKGINCPFFDTGLCERPYCHFRHVKREQNGDGIESGEILQKLVSEAVQKVLRQNEATGLPSTSQDNVAYVNGSNTTQTGPVQVKATYSPTPIAELNKIHSESEVEDVVDKKKRHVPVPYTPRKPAALQIKRPVDTNGSKLYVAPIVQYTPGAESTQLDPYTPKGSIESSEKYLPGADAKIQEYLPIDSQETQVSNKHNYTPSDKYTTKNKIIEYKPAIVTKKCDVHAVKYQPTPKSLVPCFSSDEDEPDPKKRKISSELNGFDDLGPEFDILDQILDEENKTDVLKTKDKTTSCTENVVIINNNDKSKSNKDDDNSMSNKKGVKKNDKHKKSTNNSNHRSSHKSSHNNKEREENSYSKSQSSSSRLSKSKPSKNKVSENHTKSLSSRHSKSSSSRDTVKESKTNKESKSSRKSHNKHHKSHKKSKEKERKKGNKDGSASLSPDNDSLDGIDTLENEVLSDSDEETIAEECKRIFEEYVPQLKTKAVDESLCKQEVSDECESYIPTKKRISRTSDKNIKIVSKPSIKPDFKTNAAQTMAERLSKIRKFHASKAEKEAIEVNVNKATKPEIKGISSSTISKVRIAHVPYASTLLTAKKSIAPPINKPIIKASTSFTSIQTVRKGEQRVAHVPNEKFIDRPGVLEPLGSKIPANIRSTYLNLMIDQCLNIYLSAIDAYARAQHEELITSKKCSTVPIYKNSAVLAISRLKKELQESNGVKKSGNDCVALQKAPSSKNNTNSLGSWSIESRSKKMYDNIEQYTGAKFYNNIKKWVLTEEQLQLNGFPRTHSSGDKGRAIIYGQNKQKPPKGYIRTCCRCKKEYTINKKGFPIIKEECIYHPNNKYRVRGEVKYQCCSQDGSSDGCCVAESHVYEYVDFDNLKGFVKTLPPQREMDNYGIYSLDCEMCYTTYGLELTRVTVINTECKVIYETLVKPLHPIIDYNTRYSGITEQHMSQVKTTLLEVQATLLSMFNSKTILIGHSLESDFKALKLIHDTVIDTSVLYPHKMGPPFKRALRNLSSEYLKKIIQNSVDGHDSAEDATVCMELLHYKLKEDLKTR; from the coding sequence atgttaccatCGACTGGCTATTTTAAAGGCATTAACTGTCCATTTTTTGATACCGGACTGTGTGAACGACCCTATTGCCACTTTCGTCATGTTAAAAGAGAACAAAACGGCGATGGAATTGAAAGTGGAGAAATACTACAAAAATTGGTTTCAGAAGCAGTGCAGAAGGTATTACGTCAGAATGAGGCCACAGGATTACCTTCAACTTCACAGGATAACGTAGCTTACGTTAATGGATCCAACACTACACAGACTGGACCAGTGCAGGTGAAGGCGACCTATAGTCCTACGCCCATAGccgaattaaataaaattcactcTGAATCGGAAGTGGAAGATGtcgttgataaaaaaaaacgacatGTACCTGTGCCATATACTCCGCGAAAGCCTGCGGCGCTTCAAATTAAAAGGCCTGTGGATACTAATGGATCAAAGTTATATGTAGCTCCAATTGTACAATATACTCCTGGGGCTGAAAGTACTCAATTAGATCCCTACACTCCTAAAGGTTCCATAGAATCTAGTGAAAAGTATTTGCCTGGAGCAGATGCTAAAATTCAGGAATATTTGCCTATTGATTCACAGGAGACACAAGTATCtaacaaacataattatacTCCATCAGATAAATATACaactaagaataaaataatagaatataaaccAGCAATTGTTACTAAAAAGTGTGATGTCCATGCTGTAAAGTATCAACCTACACCAAAGTCCCTAGTTCCATGCTTTTCAAGTGATGAAGACGAACCAGATCCaaaaaaacgtaaaatatcTAGTGAATTAAATGGTTTTGATGATTTAGGACCTGAATTTGACATTCTAGATCAAATACTTGATGAAGAAAACAAAACtgatgttttaaaaactaaagataaaacaaCTTCATGTAcagaaaatgttgttattatcaataataatgataaaagtaAATCTAATAAAGATGATGATAATTCAATGTCTAACAAGAAAGGTGTCAAGAAAAatgataaacataaaaaaagtacaaataATTCAAACCACAGGTCAAGCCATAAAAGCtctcataataataaagaaagagAAGAAAATTCCTACAGTAAATCACAATCCTCTAGTTCTAgattgtcaaagtcaaaaccctcaaaaaataaagtgtCAGAGAACCATACAAAATCCCTGTCTTCACGACACTCAAAAAGTAGTTCTTCAAGAGACACAGTAAAAGAATCAAAGACAAACAAAGAATCCAAGAGTTCAAGAAAAAGCCACAATAAACACCATAAGTCTCATAAAAAAtccaaagaaaaagaaagaaaaaaaggaaataaagatGGTTCAGCTTCTTTAAGTCCAGATAATGATAGCTTAGATGGTATTGATACATTAGAAAATGAAGTATTATCGGATTCAGATGAAGAAACAATTGCAGAAGAATGTAAGAGAATTTTTGAAGAATATGTTCCACaacttaaaacaaaagctGTTGATGAAAGTTTATGTAAACAAGAAGTTTCAGATGAATGTGAATCATATATACCTACTAAAAAGAGGATATCTAGAACAagtgataaaaatatcaaaattgtttCGAAACCATCTATTAAACCAGACTTCAAAACAAATGCTGCTCAAACTATGGCAGAAAGATTGTCAAAGATAAGAAAGTTTCATGCATCTAAAGCGGAAAAAGAAGCCATTGAGGTTAATGTGAATAAAGCTACTAAGCCAGAAATCAAGGGTATCTCATCTTCCACAATCTCTAAAGTACGAATTGCCCATGTACCTTATGCATCAACTTTACTAACAGCTAAGAAATCAATTGCCCCTCCTATAAATAAACCTATAATTAAAGCTTCAACTAGTTTTACATCAATACAAACAGTGAGGAAGGGTGAACAAAGGGTTGCACATGTGCCTAATGAAAAGTTCATTGACAGACCAGGAGTTTTAGAGCCATTAGGATCTAAAATCCCTGCAAACATTAGATCtacctatttaaatttaatgattgaCCAATGtctgaatatttatttgtctgCTATAGATGCATATGCAAGAGCACAACATGAGGAGttaataacaagtaaaaaatgtaGTACAGtaccaatttataaaaattctgcCGTCCTAGCTATAAgtagattaaaaaaagagtTACAGGAATCTAATGGAGTAAAAAAATCTGGTAATGATTGTGTAGCTTTACAAAAAGCGCCaagttctaaaaataatacaaactcCTTGGGATCATGGAGCATTGAGAGTCGAAGTAAAAAGATGTATGACAATATTGAACAATATACTGGtgctaaattttataataatataaagaaatgggTACTTACAGAAGAACAATTGCAATTAAATGGTTTCCCTAGAACTCATAGTAGCGGTGATAAGGGAAGGGCAATAATTTATGGACAAAATAAACAGAAACCTCCTAAAGGGTATATCAGAACTTGCTGTAGATGCAAAAaagaatatacaataaataaaaaaggattcCCAATTATCAAAGAAGAATGTATATACCATCCAAACAATAAGTACAGAGTTCGTGGTGAGGTAAAATACCAGTGCTGTAGTCAAGATGGTTCATCAGATGGATGTTGTGTTGCAGAAAGTCATGTATATGAATATGttgattttgataatttaaaaggttttgTAAAGACTCTTCCCCCTCAAAGAGAAATGGATAATTATGGCATATATTCATTAGACTGTGAAATGTGCTATACAACATATGGACTTGAATTAACAAGAGTAACAGTTATAAATACAGAATGTAAAGTAATTTATGAAACATTGGTTAAACCATTACATCCAATCATAGATTATAACACTCGGTATTCTGGTATAACGGAACAGCACATGTCACAAGTAAAGACAACATTGTTAGAAGTTCAAGCCACTTTACTCTCCATGTTTAACagcaaaacaatattaataggaCATAGTTTGGAATCAGATTTTAAAGcactaaaattaattcatgATACAGTTATAGATACAAGTGTTCTTTATCCTCATAAAATGGGACCTCCATTTAAAAGGGCATTAAGAAACCTTTCatctgaatatttaaaaaaaattatacaaaattctgTTGATGGCCATGACAGTGCAGAAGATGCAACTGTTTGTATGGAACTTCTACATTATAAGTTGAAGGAAGATCTTAAAACTAGgtga